In the genome of Salinirussus salinus, one region contains:
- a CDS encoding branched-chain amino acid ABC transporter permease, whose amino-acid sequence MALLRDKTPDWVPDRTRVRTALFVAVLALLLLDVLRRLLGESLAPSLLTGYLWNGLVFGLVIGLAGVGLSLTYDLLGFANFAHGDYISVSAFVGWGSTYLVAGFGDFDPLNLLFLGVGDTVFPRDVGISVTNTPGAVLVGLVVAAVGGAVVALLFDRFVYRSMRKSGAIALLIASIGVAFTLRFMMVFLFTQDSFGLTVSAWAYELSLPGGTVNVSAPELLLVTVAGVSMVSVHLLLTRTKLGKAMRAMSANRDLARVTGIPSERVVTATWLVGGALAGLAGFMIALFQGTINYQLGWTLLLLVFAGVIMGGIGSVYGAIAGGVLIGLVTRVSQVWIPASFAEAVGFAVMIAVLLTRPSGLFGGDTL is encoded by the coding sequence CCCGGGTCCGGACGGCGTTGTTCGTTGCCGTGCTCGCCCTGTTACTGCTCGACGTCCTGCGGCGGCTGCTCGGAGAGTCGCTCGCGCCGTCACTGCTGACCGGCTACCTCTGGAACGGGCTCGTCTTCGGGCTGGTGATCGGCCTGGCGGGGGTCGGCCTCTCGCTGACCTACGACCTGCTCGGGTTCGCCAACTTCGCGCACGGCGACTACATCAGCGTCTCGGCCTTCGTCGGCTGGGGGTCGACCTACCTCGTCGCCGGCTTCGGTGACTTCGACCCGCTGAACCTGCTTTTCCTCGGGGTCGGGGATACCGTCTTCCCCCGCGATGTCGGGATCAGCGTGACGAACACCCCGGGGGCGGTGCTCGTCGGGCTGGTCGTCGCCGCGGTCGGGGGCGCCGTGGTCGCCCTGCTGTTCGACCGCTTCGTCTACCGGTCGATGCGAAAGAGCGGGGCCATCGCCCTGCTGATCGCGTCGATCGGCGTGGCCTTCACGCTGCGTTTCATGATGGTGTTTCTGTTCACGCAGGATTCCTTCGGCCTGACGGTGAGCGCCTGGGCCTACGAGCTCTCGCTGCCGGGCGGGACGGTCAACGTCAGCGCCCCGGAGCTGTTGCTCGTGACCGTCGCCGGGGTCTCGATGGTGAGCGTCCACCTGCTTCTGACGCGGACGAAACTCGGCAAGGCGATGCGGGCGATGTCGGCCAACCGCGACCTGGCGCGGGTGACGGGGATCCCCTCCGAGCGGGTTGTCACCGCCACCTGGCTGGTCGGCGGCGCGCTGGCCGGCCTCGCCGGCTTCATGATCGCCCTCTTCCAGGGGACGATCAACTACCAGCTGGGGTGGACGCTTCTCCTGCTCGTCTTCGCGGGCGTCATCATGGGCGGGATCGGCTCGGTCTACGGCGCCATCGCCGGCGGCGTGCTGATCGGACTGGTCACCCGCGTCTCGCAGGTCTGGATCCCGGCCAGCTTCGCCGAGGCGGTCGGCTTCGCGGTCATGATCGCGGTGCTCCTCACCCGCCCGTCGGGCCTCTTCGGAGGTGACACGCTGTGA
- a CDS encoding branched-chain amino acid ABC transporter permease, whose translation MSGATDPVGRRLPDWAAGYWERDVVKIFATLGVVYLLYLITGVLLGYDLSGQLNSLRRVTFLVVVYGIAALVVNLHWGYSGLFNIGVAGFMAIGVYTATILSRPVAGQNPTGSLPGFGVPLALAVVAGVLVAAAAGYVAALPSLRLRDDYFAIVTLAFAEIVRITFQSAELQEVTVLGWTFGTGGGRGIRTFSNPVRDFFDTAGQPVVAAAEGLGIDGQLVAGWAFVLVLLAILVGTYLLIARLSASPFGRVLKGIRDDEEATQSLAKRTSSFKVRAFVIGCAVLGLLGIVWQGASSGYVTPSRFLPELTFFIWIAVIVGGAGSNTGTVVGTILFVGLVLEGPGQLRRVVEEFVGLSGSVPTFPDALGALGSGSVDPLLLYVFDQTSALRVVLTGLLLIWLLKRRPQGLFGDRREVASSIDLEERVQKRRGSGSEAQAQGGDAD comes from the coding sequence GTGAGCGGCGCGACCGACCCGGTCGGCCGCCGGCTCCCCGACTGGGCGGCCGGCTACTGGGAACGGGACGTCGTCAAGATCTTCGCCACGCTCGGGGTCGTCTACCTCCTGTACCTGATCACCGGCGTGTTACTCGGTTACGACCTCTCCGGCCAGCTCAACTCGCTGCGTCGGGTCACCTTCCTGGTCGTGGTCTACGGCATCGCCGCGCTCGTCGTGAACCTCCACTGGGGGTACAGCGGGCTGTTCAACATCGGCGTCGCCGGGTTCATGGCCATCGGCGTCTACACGGCGACGATCCTCTCGCGGCCGGTCGCCGGCCAGAACCCGACGGGGTCGCTCCCGGGTTTCGGGGTGCCCCTCGCCCTGGCCGTCGTCGCCGGGGTGCTCGTGGCCGCCGCGGCCGGCTACGTCGCCGCGCTCCCCTCGCTTCGGCTCCGGGACGACTACTTCGCGATCGTCACCCTGGCGTTCGCGGAGATCGTCCGGATCACGTTCCAGTCCGCCGAACTCCAGGAAGTCACGGTCCTCGGGTGGACCTTCGGAACCGGCGGCGGACGGGGGATCCGGACGTTCTCGAATCCGGTGCGGGACTTCTTCGACACGGCCGGCCAGCCGGTCGTCGCTGCCGCCGAGGGGCTCGGGATCGACGGCCAGCTGGTCGCCGGGTGGGCCTTCGTGCTCGTCCTGCTTGCCATCCTGGTCGGCACCTACCTGCTCATCGCCCGGCTGTCGGCCTCGCCCTTCGGCCGGGTGCTGAAGGGGATCCGCGACGACGAGGAGGCCACCCAGTCCCTGGCCAAGCGGACCTCGTCGTTCAAGGTCCGCGCGTTCGTCATCGGCTGTGCGGTGCTCGGTCTGCTCGGGATCGTCTGGCAGGGGGCGAGCAGCGGCTACGTCACGCCGAGCCGATTCCTCCCGGAGCTGACCTTCTTCATCTGGATCGCCGTCATCGTCGGCGGCGCCGGCTCGAACACCGGCACGGTCGTCGGCACGATCCTCTTCGTTGGGCTCGTCCTCGAGGGGCCCGGCCAGCTCCGCCGGGTCGTCGAGGAGTTCGTCGGCCTGTCGGGCTCGGTGCCGACCTTCCCCGACGCGCTGGGCGCGCTGGGGAGCGGCAGCGTCGACCCGCTCCTGTTGTACGTCTTCGACCAGACCAGCGCCCTCCGGGTGGTGTTGACCGGCCTGCTGCTCATCTGGCTGCTCAAGCGCCGTCCCCAGGGGCTGTTCGGGGACCGCCGGGAGGTGGCCTCGAGCATCGACCTCGAGGAGCGGGTCCAGAAGCGCCGCGGGAGCGGGTCCGAGGCGCAGGCACAGGGAGGTGACGCGGATTGA
- a CDS encoding ABC transporter ATP-binding protein, which yields MSHTSEADASGTDADGAGTGAAADAGTAGTDPILTVDGVRKSFGGVTALDGVSFEVEPETLTGLIGPNGAGKSTTFNVISGAIEPDAGQVTFDGEDITDWAPYETSSRGLVRTFQIAREFETMTVLENMMLPPKNQRGEAAWRSILPGTRGGVQRDEEELFERAWEMLEFFDIDHLALEEAGTLSGGQRKLLELARALMLDPEMLLLDEPFAGVNPSLEQDLLDRIEDLRDRGRTFLLVEHDMDLIMEHCERVIVMHQGQTLVTGSPDEVRSEEQVIEAYLGGEVA from the coding sequence TTGAGCCACACCTCAGAGGCGGACGCCAGCGGCACTGACGCCGACGGCGCCGGGACCGGTGCCGCCGCGGACGCCGGGACCGCCGGGACGGACCCGATCCTGACCGTCGACGGCGTCCGGAAGTCCTTCGGGGGCGTGACGGCGCTGGACGGCGTCTCCTTCGAGGTCGAGCCGGAGACGCTCACCGGCCTCATCGGCCCGAACGGCGCCGGGAAGTCGACGACGTTCAACGTCATCAGCGGCGCCATCGAGCCGGACGCGGGCCAGGTCACCTTCGACGGCGAGGACATCACCGACTGGGCGCCCTACGAGACGTCCTCCCGCGGGCTCGTCCGGACCTTCCAGATCGCCCGGGAGTTCGAGACCATGACCGTCCTCGAGAACATGATGCTCCCGCCGAAAAACCAGCGCGGAGAGGCCGCCTGGCGGTCGATCCTCCCGGGCACGCGCGGGGGCGTTCAGCGCGACGAGGAGGAGCTGTTCGAGCGTGCGTGGGAGATGCTCGAGTTCTTCGACATCGACCACCTCGCCCTGGAGGAGGCGGGGACGCTGTCGGGCGGCCAGCGGAAGCTGCTGGAGCTCGCCCGGGCGCTGATGCTCGACCCCGAGATGCTGTTGCTCGACGAGCCCTTTGCGGGCGTGAACCCCTCGCTGGAGCAGGACCTGCTCGACCGGATCGAGGATCTGCGGGACCGCGGACGGACCTTCCTGCTCGTCGAACACGACATGGACCTGATCATGGAACACTGCGAGCGCGTCATCGTGATGCACCAGGGACAGACGCTGGTGACCGGCTCTCCCGACGAGGTCCGGTCCGAGGAGCAGGTCATCGAGGCGTATCTGGGAGGTGAGGTGGCGTGA
- a CDS encoding ABC transporter ATP-binding protein: MSLLEVEGLSAGYGDLQVLTDVDMHVEAGEYVTIVGPNGAGKSTVMKSVFGLTDRMGGTISFDGTDITAMDPEEIIHEGVGYVPQTDNVFPPLSVRENLEMGAYILDEVPEDTLEEVYDRFPVLRERASQKAGTLSGGQRQMLAMGRALMLDPELLLLDEPSAGLAPDLVDEMFERVDRIVESGTAVLMVEQNAKAALRHCDRGYVLVNGENRYVDTGDALLSDEQVRRDFLGG; this comes from the coding sequence GTGAGCCTGCTCGAGGTCGAGGGGCTCTCGGCCGGCTACGGCGACCTCCAGGTGCTGACCGACGTCGACATGCACGTCGAAGCCGGCGAGTACGTCACTATCGTCGGCCCGAACGGGGCGGGCAAGTCGACGGTGATGAAGTCGGTGTTCGGCCTGACCGACCGGATGGGTGGCACGATAAGCTTCGACGGGACCGACATCACGGCGATGGACCCCGAGGAGATCATCCACGAGGGGGTCGGCTACGTCCCCCAGACCGACAACGTCTTTCCGCCGCTGTCGGTGCGGGAGAACCTCGAGATGGGGGCGTACATCCTCGACGAGGTACCCGAGGACACCCTCGAGGAGGTCTACGACCGGTTCCCGGTCCTCCGGGAACGGGCCTCGCAGAAAGCGGGGACGCTGTCGGGCGGCCAGCGACAGATGCTCGCGATGGGCCGGGCGCTGATGCTCGACCCCGAGTTGCTCCTGCTGGACGAGCCGAGCGCCGGCCTCGCGCCCGACCTCGTCGACGAGATGTTCGAGCGGGTCGACCGGATCGTCGAGTCGGGCACCGCGGTGTTGATGGTCGAGCAGAACGCCAAGGCCGCGTTGCGCCACTGCGACCGCGGGTACGTCCTGGTCAACGGCGAGAACCGCTACGTCGACACCGGCGACGCACTGCTTTCCGACGAGCAGGTCCGCAGGGACTTCCTGGGCGGCTGA
- a CDS encoding ABC transporter substrate-binding protein, giving the protein MEQTASRFSRRNVLKTVGAAGAVALAGCSGGGGDGGDSGRTIRQGFLLPLTGDLGSLGTAMRDAGIMATNQVNDADIDISVEKQEEDTQTTIPDAISGANALVNADYPMMVGGATSNIEIGNQVFVPNEMVACSPSNTLPTLRTFEDDGFFFRTTPGDRYQGFAMAQAAGERLDGIETAATTYINDDYGQLLSQWFTDHFEQGFGGSVQQQVVHDPVQSSYSSVLQSALQDDPDLFVVITYPQSGAQLFRDYYADFDTDRPIMLTDGTKSPTLPDEVGQDMSNAVGTMPAADGPTYDTFVSMYEEEYDNAAAAFTAQTYDASAVTILANAAAGENSGPAVRDEMQNVANPGGTEVTIDNLAEGVEMAANGEEVQYSGASSAVDFDDQGDLQAGTYEIWEFDDSESGINRLDLVNVTQDQALEPGN; this is encoded by the coding sequence ATGGAGCAGACAGCAAGCAGATTCTCGCGGCGTAACGTCCTGAAGACAGTCGGTGCCGCCGGAGCGGTGGCCCTCGCGGGCTGTTCCGGCGGCGGCGGCGACGGCGGCGACTCGGGCCGGACGATCAGACAGGGCTTTCTCCTGCCGCTGACCGGCGACCTGGGTTCGCTGGGGACGGCGATGCGGGACGCAGGCATCATGGCCACCAACCAGGTCAACGACGCCGACATCGACATCAGCGTCGAGAAGCAGGAGGAGGACACCCAGACCACCATCCCGGACGCGATCAGCGGGGCCAACGCGCTGGTCAACGCCGACTACCCGATGATGGTCGGGGGCGCGACCTCGAACATCGAGATCGGCAACCAGGTGTTCGTGCCCAACGAGATGGTCGCCTGCTCGCCCTCGAACACGCTGCCGACGCTGCGGACCTTCGAGGACGACGGCTTCTTCTTCCGGACGACCCCCGGTGACCGCTACCAGGGCTTCGCGATGGCCCAGGCCGCCGGCGAGCGGCTCGACGGCATCGAGACCGCCGCCACGACCTACATCAACGACGACTACGGCCAGCTGCTCTCCCAGTGGTTCACCGACCACTTCGAGCAGGGCTTCGGCGGGAGTGTCCAACAGCAGGTCGTCCACGACCCCGTCCAGTCCTCCTACAGCTCGGTGCTCCAGTCCGCGCTGCAGGACGACCCGGACCTGTTCGTGGTCATCACCTACCCCCAGAGCGGGGCCCAGCTGTTCCGTGACTACTACGCCGACTTCGACACCGACCGCCCGATCATGCTGACCGACGGCACCAAGTCGCCGACGCTGCCCGACGAGGTCGGCCAGGACATGAGCAACGCCGTCGGGACCATGCCGGCCGCGGACGGCCCGACCTACGACACCTTCGTCTCGATGTACGAGGAGGAGTACGACAACGCGGCCGCCGCCTTCACCGCCCAGACCTACGACGCCTCGGCGGTCACCATCCTGGCGAACGCGGCCGCCGGCGAGAACAGCGGGCCGGCGGTCCGCGACGAGATGCAGAACGTCGCCAACCCCGGCGGCACCGAGGTCACCATCGACAACCTCGCGGAGGGCGTCGAGATGGCCGCGAACGGCGAGGAGGTCCAGTACTCCGGGGCCTCCTCGGCCGTCGACTTCGACGACCAAGGCGACCTCCAGGCCGGGACCTACGAGATCTGGGAGTTCGACGACAGCGAGTCCGGCATCAACCGTCTGGACCTGGTGAACGTCACCCAGGACCAGGCGCTGGAGCCCGGGAACTGA
- a CDS encoding PstS family phosphate ABC transporter substrate-binding protein: protein MPQDTGRQFDTVSRRNFLLGTGAAGAVALAGCTQEVDDGNGDGGDDSGGGGGGDDSGGGGGSTDSDQLSGQVIIKGSSTVFPVSDTFAELFMEEHPQVNVTVDSTGSGGGFQNHFCPGESDINGASRPIKESEVEQCSSNGVEPVEFEVASDALTMAVNNDADWVDCVTPAELSQIWRDGGADMWSDVRDDWPDQEFRLFGPSSASGTYDWFSENIIGPDLRHTADHQPTEEDETIVRGIRDNAAGMGYFGYAYYASNPEQVKALEIDGGQGCTPPGLDTAKDGSYPMARPLFIYASESSLQREEVYEFMRFYLENAETDTVSEIGYVPSSAEQRDQNLAKLEEVAGR, encoded by the coding sequence ATGCCGCAGGACACAGGGCGCCAGTTCGACACCGTATCACGGCGGAACTTTCTGCTCGGGACGGGTGCGGCCGGGGCAGTCGCGCTTGCGGGGTGTACCCAGGAGGTCGATGACGGGAACGGCGACGGCGGCGACGACTCGGGCGGTGGCGGAGGCGGTGACGACTCGGGCGGTGGCGGCGGTTCGACGGATTCCGACCAGCTCTCCGGCCAGGTCATCATCAAAGGTTCCAGCACGGTGTTCCCGGTTTCGGACACCTTCGCGGAGCTGTTCATGGAGGAACACCCGCAGGTCAACGTCACCGTCGACTCGACCGGCAGCGGGGGCGGGTTCCAGAACCACTTCTGTCCCGGCGAGTCGGACATCAACGGGGCCTCCCGCCCGATCAAGGAGTCGGAGGTCGAGCAGTGTAGTTCGAACGGCGTCGAGCCCGTCGAGTTCGAGGTCGCCAGCGACGCGCTGACGATGGCGGTCAACAACGACGCCGACTGGGTCGACTGCGTCACGCCCGCGGAGCTGTCCCAGATCTGGCGGGATGGCGGCGCCGACATGTGGTCGGACGTGCGCGACGACTGGCCCGACCAGGAGTTCCGGCTCTTTGGCCCCTCCAGCGCCTCGGGGACCTACGACTGGTTCAGCGAGAACATCATCGGCCCGGACCTCCGGCACACGGCCGACCACCAGCCCACCGAGGAGGACGAGACCATCGTCCGCGGGATCAGGGACAACGCCGCCGGGATGGGCTACTTCGGGTACGCCTACTACGCCTCGAACCCCGAGCAGGTGAAAGCGCTGGAGATCGACGGCGGCCAGGGCTGTACGCCGCCGGGCCTCGACACCGCGAAGGACGGGTCCTACCCGATGGCCCGCCCGCTGTTCATCTACGCCTCGGAGTCCTCGCTCCAGCGCGAGGAGGTCTACGAGTTCATGCGCTTTTACCTGGAGAACGCCGAAACCGACACCGTCTCCGAGATCGGCTACGTGCCCTCGAGTGCGGAGCAGCGCGACCAGAACCTCGCCAAGCTCGAGGAAGTCGCCGGCCGGTGA
- the pstC gene encoding phosphate ABC transporter permease subunit PstC: MSTEPADDITSRPRGAAARERIYRYVLFACAATSVLITVGIVVLLARDAARFFGIVDPLSFFTGTEFILARNTFGVLPLVSGTLIVTVVSAAIAIPVGVAAAVYLSEYASERARAVLKPALEVLAGIPTVVYGIFALVYVTPFLQAIGLPVNTFNALSASIMVGIMIIPMVSSLSEDAMSAVPDSLRQAAYGMGATKYEVSTGVVIPAAASGIFSSFILALSRAIGETMIVFIAMGSRPRMIELGDPLQNLWQASEPMTAAMVRINSADNVSQVAFTSLFAIGLTLFLITFLMNVISNRIAARYREEYD; this comes from the coding sequence ATGAGCACGGAGCCGGCCGACGACATCACGTCCCGGCCGCGAGGCGCCGCTGCGCGGGAACGTATCTACAGATACGTCCTCTTCGCGTGTGCAGCCACCTCGGTGCTGATCACGGTCGGCATCGTCGTCCTGCTCGCGAGAGACGCCGCGCGGTTTTTCGGGATCGTCGACCCCCTCTCTTTCTTTACCGGGACGGAGTTCATCCTCGCCCGGAACACCTTCGGCGTGCTCCCCCTGGTCAGCGGGACGCTCATCGTCACGGTCGTCTCGGCGGCGATCGCCATCCCGGTCGGTGTCGCCGCGGCGGTCTACCTGAGCGAGTACGCCAGCGAGCGGGCGCGGGCCGTCCTCAAGCCAGCCCTGGAAGTGCTCGCGGGCATCCCGACGGTCGTCTACGGCATCTTCGCGCTGGTCTACGTCACTCCCTTCCTGCAGGCCATCGGGCTGCCGGTGAACACCTTCAACGCGCTGAGCGCGTCGATCATGGTCGGGATCATGATCATCCCGATGGTCTCCTCGCTCAGCGAGGACGCGATGAGCGCGGTTCCCGACTCGCTGCGCCAGGCCGCCTACGGCATGGGCGCGACCAAGTACGAGGTCTCGACGGGCGTGGTGATCCCCGCCGCCGCCTCCGGCATCTTCTCCTCGTTTATCCTCGCGCTCTCGCGGGCCATCGGCGAGACCATGATCGTCTTCATCGCGATGGGGAGCCGCCCGCGGATGATCGAGCTGGGTGACCCGCTCCAGAACCTCTGGCAGGCCAGCGAGCCGATGACCGCCGCGATGGTCCGGATCAACAGCGCCGACAACGTCAGCCAGGTCGCCTTCACCAGCCTCTTCGCCATCGGGCTGACGCTGTTTCTCATCACCTTCCTGATGAACGTCATCAGCAACCGCATCGCCGCCCGGTACAGGGAGGAGTACGACTGA
- the pstA gene encoding phosphate ABC transporter permease PstA codes for MAAPEGDAGIAAGTRDVSRVKGRAFEAVCLAATSAGLVAVLILLLFVAADAFRPFSADPGWGLVYFLTLVVPVLGLAGYYYLSDEPAGEVAYATAGIPVVGLLAAGAMVVLVVELITIIELFATVLAAGLALAAIALHARLRRKAALERLGVMILAPTVAIFGVPPAEVVTLLNWAAGELGAGTLVTTRVTSLRELVMMAPVLPADWILLVLSLTLPVAGGFGLLVARRRDSRRDGLAFLGGAVAVAAAGLVAGPLTGLGAEGWVIASTFTLPPLAVYVEGVLRRREGVAGLVFPVVLVGGVLLGAVLVRQLGFAAPDPWLDPAFILDVPSRTPEDAGIYPALVGSVMMMVVIVVAIFPVGVGAAIYLEEYAPSSGLAGKVVTLIEINIGNLAGVPSVVYGLLGLALFIRVVNFPTGTVIVGALAVGLLILPIVIISAQEAIRAVPDSHRQASYGMGATRWQTVRRVVLPQALPGILTGTILALGRAIGETAPLLMVGLAASVRLAPNGFFDLGAAMPRQILTWSSEFEAAFRHGVLAAGVVTLVAVLIIMNATAIVIRNKYQREA; via the coding sequence ATGGCCGCACCCGAAGGGGACGCCGGGATCGCGGCCGGCACCCGCGACGTGAGCCGGGTCAAGGGCCGGGCCTTCGAGGCCGTCTGTCTCGCCGCCACCTCCGCCGGGCTCGTCGCGGTGTTGATCCTGCTTCTGTTCGTGGCCGCCGACGCCTTCCGCCCGTTCTCGGCGGACCCCGGCTGGGGGCTGGTCTACTTCCTCACGCTCGTCGTCCCCGTCCTCGGGCTGGCGGGCTACTACTACCTGAGCGACGAACCCGCGGGGGAGGTGGCGTACGCGACCGCCGGGATCCCGGTGGTCGGGCTCCTGGCCGCCGGCGCGATGGTCGTCCTCGTCGTCGAACTGATCACGATAATCGAGCTGTTCGCGACGGTGCTGGCGGCGGGGCTGGCGCTCGCCGCCATCGCCCTGCACGCCCGGCTCCGCCGGAAGGCGGCCCTGGAGCGACTCGGCGTGATGATCCTGGCGCCGACAGTCGCCATCTTCGGCGTTCCGCCCGCGGAGGTCGTCACGCTCCTCAACTGGGCGGCCGGGGAGCTCGGCGCCGGGACGCTCGTCACCACCCGGGTCACGAGCCTCCGGGAGCTGGTCATGATGGCGCCGGTCCTCCCGGCGGACTGGATCCTGCTGGTCCTCTCGCTGACCCTCCCGGTGGCCGGCGGCTTCGGCCTCCTGGTCGCCCGCCGCCGGGACAGCCGCCGGGACGGGCTGGCATTCCTGGGCGGCGCGGTCGCCGTCGCCGCCGCCGGGCTGGTCGCCGGCCCCCTCACCGGGCTGGGGGCGGAGGGGTGGGTCATCGCCTCAACCTTCACGCTCCCGCCGCTCGCCGTCTACGTCGAGGGCGTCCTCCGGCGCCGGGAGGGGGTCGCCGGCCTGGTCTTCCCGGTCGTGCTCGTCGGGGGCGTCCTGCTCGGGGCGGTCCTGGTCCGGCAGCTCGGGTTCGCCGCCCCCGACCCGTGGCTCGACCCCGCGTTCATTCTCGACGTGCCCTCCCGGACGCCCGAGGATGCGGGCATCTACCCGGCGCTGGTGGGGTCGGTGATGATGATGGTGGTCATCGTCGTCGCGATCTTTCCCGTCGGTGTGGGCGCGGCGATCTACCTCGAGGAGTACGCCCCCTCCTCGGGGCTTGCCGGGAAGGTCGTGACGCTGATCGAGATCAACATCGGCAACCTCGCCGGCGTCCCCTCGGTCGTCTACGGCCTGCTCGGGCTCGCGCTCTTCATCAGGGTGGTCAACTTCCCGACGGGCACGGTGATCGTCGGGGCGCTGGCGGTCGGTCTGCTGATCCTTCCGATCGTGATCATCTCCGCCCAGGAGGCGATCCGCGCGGTGCCGGACTCCCACCGGCAGGCCTCCTACGGGATGGGTGCGACCCGCTGGCAGACCGTCCGGCGGGTCGTGCTACCCCAGGCGCTGCCGGGGATTCTGACGGGGACGATCCTGGCGCTGGGGCGGGCGATCGGCGAGACGGCGCCGCTTCTGATGGTCGGGCTGGCGGCCTCGGTCCGGCTCGCGCCCAACGGCTTTTTCGACCTCGGCGCGGCGATGCCCCGCCAGATCCTCACCTGGTCCTCGGAGTTCGAGGCCGCGTTCCGCCACGGGGTGCTGGCCGCGGGCGTCGTGACGCTCGTGGCAGTCCTGATAATCATGAACGCGACGGCGATCGTCATCCGGAACAAGTATCAGCGGGAGGCGTAA
- the pstB gene encoding phosphate ABC transporter ATP-binding protein PstB: MSQDNMADSNEGTERQTPTDASPDPTSEPLVDSSLDVEGTTDGTTTGRTVIEARDLSVYYDDLQALDSVSLEIPAKQVTAMIGPSGCGKSTFLRSINRMNDLIDAARVEGELFFEGKNIYDDDVDPVALRRQIGMVFQHPNPFPKSIYDNVAYGLRVQDETENLDETVEQALKDAALWEEVSDQLDKSALDLSGGQQQRLCIARAIAVDPEVILMDEPASALDPIATSKIEDLIEELAEDYTVVIVTHNMQQAARISDKTAVFLTGGELVEYDDTQKIFENPESQRVEDYITGKFG, translated from the coding sequence ATGTCACAGGATAACATGGCCGACTCGAACGAGGGGACCGAACGACAGACACCGACCGACGCGTCGCCGGACCCGACGAGCGAACCGCTCGTCGACTCCTCGCTCGACGTCGAGGGGACGACCGACGGGACGACGACGGGCCGGACCGTCATCGAGGCCCGTGACCTCAGCGTCTACTACGACGACCTCCAGGCGCTCGACAGCGTCTCGCTGGAGATCCCGGCGAAACAGGTCACCGCGATGATCGGCCCCTCGGGGTGTGGGAAGTCCACGTTCCTGCGCTCGATCAACCGGATGAACGACCTGATCGACGCCGCCCGCGTCGAGGGGGAGCTGTTCTTCGAGGGGAAGAACATCTACGACGACGACGTGGACCCGGTGGCGCTGCGCCGCCAGATCGGGATGGTCTTCCAACATCCCAACCCCTTCCCCAAGAGCATCTACGACAACGTCGCCTACGGGCTCCGCGTCCAGGACGAGACCGAGAACCTCGACGAGACGGTCGAGCAGGCGCTGAAAGACGCCGCCCTCTGGGAGGAGGTCTCCGACCAGCTCGACAAGTCCGCGCTCGACCTCTCCGGCGGGCAACAGCAGCGGCTCTGTATCGCCCGCGCCATCGCCGTCGACCCGGAGGTGATCCTGATGGACGAGCCGGCGTCCGCACTCGACCCGATCGCCACCTCGAAGATCGAGGACCTGATCGAGGAGCTGGCCGAGGACTACACGGTGGTGATCGTCACCCACAACATGCAACAGGCCGCCCGGATCTCCGACAAGACCGCCGTGTTCCTCACCGGCGGCGAGCTCGTGGAGTACGACGACACCCAGAAGATCTTCGAGAACCCCGAGAGCCAGCGCGTCGAGGACTACATCACCGGCAAGTTCGGGTGA